CTTTAGCCTCATACCAGTTAGGCATATAAGCGGGGACCTCCGCTAGGTGGAACCATTTACCGGCTTTAAAAATAGGTCGATTAGTCGCTCGACTAAACGTATCAAATTCTTCCCAGGTGACTTCATATTTATTGATTGAAAAACTATCAAGGGTCACTCTATGCAGAAAATCATCGTCTTTGTCAGAGCTCCAGTGGGCTAAGAATTGACTACCATCACTGTTACGCTCTAGCTTACCGAAGTCCCCCATGATAAAACTGCCGCCTTCGACAAAGACCATATTATCAAGTGTTTGTTGGATTACCCGTTTAATATCTGACTCTAAGGTTGGTGCATCGTCAGAGGGTGACTGACAGGCAGAGAGCAGCCCGGATAGAGCTAAAATGGACGATAGTAAATGGTTGCGTGTTGGCATGATCATAATTTGATTGAGTCTATGCATATTATCGATGGATAGGTGTTGGATTGTTGACTACACACCGTAAGCCGACATAGTCGGCTTTATCGGGTTCGACTGAGTCGCGCCGAATCGTTAAGGTAAAACGACTTGAGGAGGCATTACTGCCGCCGCGAATGACCTTTTTTTGGCCCGTATCGGGGCCTTGAGGGTTTTGCTCAGGTGAGTGTTGATAATAGCCTTCAGCGTACCAGTCTTTGGTATATTCGGGAACATTGCCGGATATATGATGAAGCCCTAAAGGATTCGAGGGATAAAAATCGCCTCTAACCGGATGCTTTTGAGAGACATGCCAGCCTTTGATGTTAGAGCCATTGCGGTCAATCATTCCATCATTCGTGCCAAATGGTACATTCAGCCCCCGACTTCGAGCCGCATATTCCCACTGCGCTTCGGTGGGCATATCAAAGGCCAAGCCACTCTGCTTGGCCAACCAGTCGCAAAAGGCTTTAGCCTCATACCAATTGGGCATATAAGCGGGGATATTAGGCCGGTGGAAGCGCTTACCTTCCTTAAAAATAGGTCGATTAGTCGCTCGGCTAAACGTATCAAATTCTTCCCAGGTGACTTCATATTTATTGATTGAAAAACTATCAAGGGTCACTCTATGCAGAAAATCATCGTCTTTGTCAGAGCTCCAGTGGGCTAAGAATTGGCTACCATCACTGTTGCGCTCTAGCTTACCGAAGTCCCCCATGATAAAACTGCCGCCTTTGACAAAGACCATATTATCAAGGGTTTGTTGGATTACCCGTTCAATATCTGACTCTAAGATTGGCGCATCGTCAGAGGGTGATTTACAGGCAGAAATCAGCCCTGATAGAGCTAAAATGGACGATAGTAAATGGTTGCGTGTTGGCATGATCATAATTTGATTGAGTCTATGCATATTACCGATGGATAGGTGTTGGATTGTTGACTACACACCGTAAGCCGACATAGTCGGCTTTATCAGGTTCGACAGAGTCTCTGTTGATCACCAAATTGAACCGGCTTGAAGAGGCAACGCTACCGCCTCGAATGACTTTCGTAACACCGGCTTTGGGCCCTTGAGGGTTGTGTGCGGGGGTGTGTTGGTAATAGTCTTCGGAATACCAATCCTTAACATATTCAGCAATATTACCTGACATATGGTGAAGCCCCAGCGGATTAGGTGGGTAGTAATTCCCTACTATTGGATACCACTGTGAGTCATCCCAGCCCTTGATATTAGAGCCTTTTCGGTCAATCATGCCGGTGTTGGTGGCAAAGGGGACATTGAGCCCCCGACTGCGAGCTGCATATTCCCATTGCGCCTCGGTGGGTAAGTCAAAGGCCAAACCAGTCTGCTTGGCCAACCAATCACAATAGGCTTTGGCCTCATACCAGTTAGGCATGTAGGCGGGTATATTGGGCTGGTGAAAGCGCTTCCCGTCCATAAAAATAGGTCGGTTGGTATCTTTGCTAAAGGTATCAAACTCCTCCCAAGTGACCTCATATTTATTGATAGAGAAACTATCAAGGGTCACCTTATGGAGATAATCATCATCTTTATCGCTGCTCCAGTGGGCTAAATACTGGTTGCCACGGCTATCGCGCTGCAGTTTGCCAAAGTCACCCATGATAAAATGACCGCCTTCCACAAAGACCATATTATCCAGGGTTTGTTGGATTACCCGTTCAATATCTGACTCTAAGGTTGGGGTATCATCAGAGGGTGACTGACAGGCAGAGAGCAGCCCTGATAGAGCTAAAATAGACAATAGAAGATGGTAGCGTTTTGGCATGATTATAATTTTATTGAAGCTGTGCATATTATTGATGGATAGGCGCTGGATTATTAATTACACACCGTAAGCCGACATAGTCGGCTTTATCCGGTTCCACAGAGTCGCGTCGAATCGCTAGATTAAATCGGCTGGAGGAGTGATAGCTTCCACCACGAATAACCTTCTTTTGGCCCGTATCGGGGCCTTGAGGGTTTAGCTCAGGTGAGTGTTGGTAATAGTCTTCAGCGTACCAATCCTTAACATATTCGCTAACGTTGCCTGACATATGGTGTAGCCCAAGCGGGTTAGGTGGGTAGTAATCGCCTGTCGCTGCGTGTTTTGGGTCATCATACCAACCACTGATGTTAGAGCCATTTCTATCAATCATGCCGTCATTCGTGCCAAACGGTACATTGAGCCCTCTACTTCTTGCTGCATACTCCCACTGCGCCTCGGTCGGCATATCAAAGGCCAAACCAGTCTGCTTGGCCAACCAATCACAATAGGCTTTGGCTTCATTCCAATTAGGCATAAACGCAGGTATTTGTGGTTTGTGGAACCATAAACCGTCTTCATATAGTTGCCGATTAGTCGCTCGGCTAAAGGTATCAAACTCCTCCCAAGTGACCTCATATTTATTGATCGAGAAACTATCAAGGGTCACCTTATGCAGAAAATCATCGTCTTTGTCAGAGCTCCAGTGGGCTAAGAATTGGCTACCATCATTGTTGCGCTCTAGCTTACCGAAGTCCCCCATGATAAAACTGCCGCCTTCGACAAAGACCATATTATCCAGGGTTTGTTGGATTACACGTTCAATATCTGACTCTAAGGTTGGGGTATCATCAGAGGGTGACTGACAGGCAGAGAGCAGCCCTGATAGAGCTAAAATGGACAATAGATGATGGTAGCGTTTTGGCATGATCATAATTTGATTGAGTCTATGCATATTATTGATGGATAGGCGCTGGATTATTAATTACACACCGTAAGCCGACATAGTCGGCTTTATCGGGTTCGACGGCATGACGTCGTATAGTCATGTTAAAGCGGCTAGAGGATGCGTTACTGCCACCCCGTACTGTTTTTTTAACACCAGTTTTAGGGCCTTGGGGATTTATCTCAGGAGAATGTTGGTAATAGTCTTCTAAATACCAATCCTTAACATACTCGTCTATGTTGCCGGACATATGATGAAGCCCTAACGGGTTGGGAGGGTAGTAGTCGCCTCTTACAGGGTGCTTTTGAGAGTCGCTCCCGCCTTTAATGTTAGAGCCGTTAAAGTCAATCAATCCATCATTCGTCGCAAACGGTACGTTGAGCCCTCTGCTGCGAGCCGCATACTCCCACTGCGCCTCGGTCGGCATATCAAAGGCCAAGCCACTCTGCTCGGCTAACCAGTCACAATAGGCTTTAGCCTCATACCAGTTAGGCATATAAGCGGGGACCTCCGGTAGGTGGAACCATTTACCGGCTTTAAAAATAGGTCGATTAGTCGCTCGGCTAAAGGTATCAAACTCCTCCCAAGTGACCTCATATTTATTGATCGAGAAACTATCAAGGGTCACCTTATGCAGAAAATCATCGTCTTTGTCAGAGCTCCAGTGGGCTAAGAATTGGCTACCATCACTGTTACGCTCTAGCTTACCGAAGTCCCCCATGATAAAACTGCCGCCTTCGACAAAGACCATATTATCAAGTGTTTGTTGGATTACCCGTTCAATATCTGACTCTAAGGTTGGGGTATCATCAGAGGGTGACTGACAGGCAGAGAGCAGTACAAATAGTGTGAGAAGGAGTGTTTGTTTGCTTTTTAGCTGAGACATATTTACATCCATGTAGATATATTTGAGGCTTGGTTTTAATCAGTATCGTTTACTGGCAATCACTAACCTCAAATCCATACTCTTTTGCCAATTTTTTTCTGACAGGGGCTGACTTTTCAGGTGATGATGGCAGTACTTTTATGATGACCTCATCCCCGATTTTTATAGTGTTGTAGAGCTCTTTATTGTCAATGATGAAGCTGGATGTGAAGGCCTTTCCATAGGTATATTTGTAGTCGATGTAATAGATTATCTCTTCGATTTTTTCGCTATCATCTTTGCCTCTACTGTTCTGGTGTCTGGGGTGGTATGAGTTATCTTCTAAAGATTTGTGGCTCACCGTCGCCTTAGTTTCAACGCCAAACTGGTTTATTAGTGCTGTCTCATAGTAGAAGCTGATGCTTGATCTGAGCGCTAACAGTATGAAATAGGGGATAAGAAAAAACAGCGTTCCTACCACAATAGGTACAAGCAGAAGTTCGTCACCCATTGTGCCGATTAGAATCCCGCCTAGTGGGATTAACAGCGTGAGTATAAACGTAATAATAAGGCCAAGATGGTTTCTTGCTGCAGAGAGATAAAGAGAGGTTTTTTCTGAAGACGATATAGGTGAACTAGCGCTATGCATCTCTTCTTCCTTGAAGTGAATTTAAGTTGTCGGCGCTAATTCTACCACAAGTTTTACGGCTGTTGCCTCCTAAATGCAGTGGGTGATACCCCAAACCAGCGTTTAAATGCTCGAGTAAAGTTGCTTGGGTCTTGAAACCCTAGTTGAAAGGCTATTTCGATGATCGATTGCTGAGGTTTAGCGAGATAGTTTTTTGCCAGATCTTTTCTGACATCTTCCAGCAAGCCTCTAAATGACGTGGATTCATCTTTTAACTTTCGTTGTAGTTGGCGGCTGCTGATATTTAACTCGTTGGCTACTAGCTGCTGATTTGGCTCACCCATAGCCAGTAACGTGATGATTTTTTCTGTTACCTGCTTTGAAAACGACTGCTGTAACAGCCGTGCTAAGTAGCTTTGCACCACTTCATCATTTTTTAGTGCAATGTCTCTGTTAGCGGTTGTTAATACTCGGTCGAGGTCTTCATTTTTATAGTAAATCTCATTGCGCTTGGACTCAAAATAGACATCGCATGAGAATGAGGCTTTAAATTGATCGCTTTGCGCTGGTTTTGTGCGCTCGAGTAGTATTTTGGTAGGCTGGGCGTTACCGGCTGTGATGTCTGCAGACAGTTTTACCATTGTGGCTACAAAAGCGTCGATTGCTTCTTTCGCGTACTCTTTTCCGGGGATTTTAACGTAGCAAAGTGCTGACTCATCTTCCCCGTGCTGAATTTGAATTTCTAATGCGTTACTGACAATTTGGTAATAGCGTTGTGTTCTCAGCCATGCGTCTCTTAATGATGAACTCACCATTAATGAAAACCCCAATGCATGAAAGGTTGTGGGTGTTATGTAGTTAGGTACGCTAAGGCCAAACGCATCATCACCTGTTGTGTTAACCGCTAAAGCCCAAAGTCGGCTCATGTTTGATACTGGAACACGACCTTCTGTTTCAGCGAGGGTGTCTGGTGAAATATCAGCCTGCATCAATAATTCAGCACTATTTACGCCTCGGGCATCAATCGCGGCGCATACGGCTTTAGCCCATGATGCAATGGTTGTAGCTTCGTTTTGATGGGGGGCGAGTGTTTGTTTATTTGGCATTGGGTTGCTGTTTTCGGACTGTTTATTGTCGCTTTAAGACCAGAAGGCAGTAATAGAGTATGACAATATTAACGTATATGTTGAAAGAAAAAGTTTAAGAAATTATCGACTATTAATAACCAGAGAGTGCTTATGCATCGTTTATATTTGTTTGTTTTCCCCCTGATACTCAGTCTGAGTGCATGTGATGACAGTTTGAAACTAGAGCAAGGCAGCAACGATCAAGGGCATACCGCCCCTACTGTGGTGACAGCGACAGCGAATCAAGCGGTGTTAAGTCAGCGCCCTTTTGATAACCATGCGGATTTTGAAGACGCAAAGCGCGGGTTAATTGCGCAAGATGCCGCGTTAATAAGTAAAGATAGTCAGGGTAATACTGTTTGGGATATGCCATCGTACCAATTCATTAATGCCAAAAACGTTAGTGAAGGCGCGCCAGATAGTGTCAATCCAAGCCTGTGGCGGCAGGCAACCCTTAATAATATTCACGGACTATTCAAAGTAACCGAGGGCATTTATCAACTGCGGGGGTATGACTTGGCCAATATGACGATTATTGAAGGTGACTCTGGTTGGATAATTGTCGACCCCCTGACCGCTAAAGAAACTGCTGACAAAGCCCTTAAATTTGCACAACAACATCTAGGCAAAAATCCCATCAAAGCCATTCTTTATACCCATAGTCATATTGATCACTTTGGCGGCATCGAAGGTATTTTGGCTAACTTGAGCGATGCAGAACAAAAAGCACTGCGTATTATCGCGCCTGAAGGATTTATGGAAGAAGCTACGAGTGAGAATATCATTGCGGGTATTGCAATGGGGCGCAGAGCTTCATATATGTACGGACGCGCTTTAGCGAGAAATGAACGGGGCCATGTGGGCACAGGATTAGGCAAAGGCCCTGCTTTTGGTCGCTTCTCGTTGCTTTCGCCTACTGAAATCATCTCTAAAACGGGTACCAAGCTGAATATTGATGGTGTGCCGTTTGAGTTTCAATCGGTGTCTGGCTCAGAAGCACCTGCAGAAATGACGTTTTATCTGCCAGATCATAAAGCGTTCTGTGGTGCTGAACTGCTGTCGCGTAACATGCATAACCTCTATACGTTAAGGGGTGCCAAGGTGCGTGATGCAAACCTTTGGAGTGACTATATCGTTGAGGCTAAAGAGCTGTTTGCAGAGAGCGATGTGTATTTTGCAAGCCACCACTGGCCCATGTGGGGACAGGAAAATATCCAGCTATTTCTCACTCAGCAAAGTGATACCTATAAATATATTCATGACCAGAGTGTAAGGCTGTTTAATCAGGGTTATACGCCGAACGAAGTGGCAGAAGAGATTAGCTTGCCGGCGAGTCTTAACACGGCGTTTCATAACCAAGGTTATTATGGAACAGTAAAGCACAATGCTAAGGCGGTCTATCAAGCCTACTTGGGCTGGTATACGGGTAACCCTGCCCAATTAGACCCGCTGCCCGAAGCACAGTCGGCCAAGCGTTA
This genomic window from Alkalimarinus sediminis contains:
- a CDS encoding AraC family transcriptional regulator, producing the protein MPNKQTLAPHQNEATTIASWAKAVCAAIDARGVNSAELLMQADISPDTLAETEGRVPVSNMSRLWALAVNTTGDDAFGLSVPNYITPTTFHALGFSLMVSSSLRDAWLRTQRYYQIVSNALEIQIQHGEDESALCYVKIPGKEYAKEAIDAFVATMVKLSADITAGNAQPTKILLERTKPAQSDQFKASFSCDVYFESKRNEIYYKNEDLDRVLTTANRDIALKNDEVVQSYLARLLQQSFSKQVTEKIITLLAMGEPNQQLVANELNISSRQLQRKLKDESTSFRGLLEDVRKDLAKNYLAKPQQSIIEIAFQLGFQDPSNFTRAFKRWFGVSPTAFRRQQP
- a CDS encoding formylglycine-generating enzyme family protein, which produces MIMPKRYHHLLSILALSGLLSACQSPSDDTPTLESDIERVIQQTLDNMVFVEGGSFIMGDFGKLERNNDGSQFLAHWSSDKDDDFLHKVTLDSFSINKYEVTWEEFDTFSRATNRQLYEDGLWFHKPQIPAFMPNWNEAKAYCDWLAKQTGLAFDMPTEAQWEYAARSRGLNVPFGTNDGMIDRNGSNISGWYDDPKHAATGDYYPPNPLGLHHMSGNVSEYVKDWYAEDYYQHSPELNPQGPDTGQKKVIRGGSYHSSSRFNLAIRRDSVEPDKADYVGLRCVINNPAPIHQ
- a CDS encoding formylglycine-generating enzyme family protein, which encodes MPKRYHLLLSILALSGLLSACQSPSDDTPTLESDIERVIQQTLDNMVFVEGGHFIMGDFGKLQRDSRGNQYLAHWSSDKDDDYLHKVTLDSFSINKYEVTWEEFDTFSKDTNRPIFMDGKRFHQPNIPAYMPNWYEAKAYCDWLAKQTGLAFDLPTEAQWEYAARSRGLNVPFATNTGMIDRKGSNIKGWDDSQWYPIVGNYYPPNPLGLHHMSGNIAEYVKDWYSEDYYQHTPAHNPQGPKAGVTKVIRGGSVASSSRFNLVINRDSVEPDKADYVGLRCVVNNPTPIHR
- a CDS encoding alkyl/aryl-sulfatase: MHRLYLFVFPLILSLSACDDSLKLEQGSNDQGHTAPTVVTATANQAVLSQRPFDNHADFEDAKRGLIAQDAALISKDSQGNTVWDMPSYQFINAKNVSEGAPDSVNPSLWRQATLNNIHGLFKVTEGIYQLRGYDLANMTIIEGDSGWIIVDPLTAKETADKALKFAQQHLGKNPIKAILYTHSHIDHFGGIEGILANLSDAEQKALRIIAPEGFMEEATSENIIAGIAMGRRASYMYGRALARNERGHVGTGLGKGPAFGRFSLLSPTEIISKTGTKLNIDGVPFEFQSVSGSEAPAEMTFYLPDHKAFCGAELLSRNMHNLYTLRGAKVRDANLWSDYIVEAKELFAESDVYFASHHWPMWGQENIQLFLTQQSDTYKYIHDQSVRLFNQGYTPNEVAEEISLPASLNTAFHNQGYYGTVKHNAKAVYQAYLGWYTGNPAQLDPLPEAQSAKRYMEMMGGVETVVTKAQAAFDGAATGSVEEGTKTYRWIAELLNHAVFAEPNNTEAKSLLAKVYDQLGYQAESAPWRDVYLSAAYELRHGAPEKGIDVAIMEGVLLKTPVENFFDSMAVSLNGSKAEGKSLAIKITFTDLQESHLLSINNSVMRHRKVAIDTPADATLNLTQPLLVDIITGKAGLKALLFGDDLSVEGSELDLVEFFSLLDRPDGSFSIVTP
- a CDS encoding formylglycine-generating enzyme family protein; amino-acid sequence: MSQLKSKQTLLLTLFVLLSACQSPSDDTPTLESDIERVIQQTLDNMVFVEGGSFIMGDFGKLERNSDGSQFLAHWSSDKDDDFLHKVTLDSFSINKYEVTWEEFDTFSRATNRPIFKAGKWFHLPEVPAYMPNWYEAKAYCDWLAEQSGLAFDMPTEAQWEYAARSRGLNVPFATNDGLIDFNGSNIKGGSDSQKHPVRGDYYPPNPLGLHHMSGNIDEYVKDWYLEDYYQHSPEINPQGPKTGVKKTVRGGSNASSSRFNMTIRRHAVEPDKADYVGLRCVINNPAPIHQ
- a CDS encoding formylglycine-generating enzyme family protein, with product MIMPTRNHLLSSILALSGLISACKSPSDDAPILESDIERVIQQTLDNMVFVKGGSFIMGDFGKLERNSDGSQFLAHWSSDKDDDFLHRVTLDSFSINKYEVTWEEFDTFSRATNRPIFKEGKRFHRPNIPAYMPNWYEAKAFCDWLAKQSGLAFDMPTEAQWEYAARSRGLNVPFGTNDGMIDRNGSNIKGWHVSQKHPVRGDFYPSNPLGLHHISGNVPEYTKDWYAEGYYQHSPEQNPQGPDTGQKKVIRGGSNASSSRFTLTIRRDSVEPDKADYVGLRCVVNNPTPIHR